Sequence from the Mycobacteriales bacterium genome:
GGCTTCCGACGTTATACAGGTGAAACGCCGATGCCCGGAGAAAGTCATCGGTGCGGCGATGACCCGACCCGCGCCTGACCGACCTATGTGCCGGACCGACCTACGCCTGACCGGGTGGATGGAACGTGAGGACCGAGGACGCGTGGTCACCGCCCCACGAGATCGGCGCGCGGCGCACCAGCCGCCACCCGAGCCGCTCGTAGAGGCTGATCGCCGCGACGGAGCCGTCGGCGACATCGAGCTCGACCGGCAGCCCGCGGTGCCCGGCGTCGGCAAGTCCGTGCGCGAGCAGCCGCCGCCCGATCCCCGCGCGTCCGCGGGCCGGGTCGACGAAAAGCCGCTCGATCGAGCCGAACCGGGTGCCGTCGGCCTGGGATAGGACGCCGAGGGCGACGTGTCCGACGACCGCACCGTCCCTGGTCGCCACCCACGCCTGCACCATCGTTCGCGGCGTCAGCCACCGTTCGACGTCGTCCGGCCAGACGACCGGGTAGCGCGAGTCCTCGTGGACCGCCCGAAGTACGGCGGCGCACCGCGGGAGATCTTCCGTTGTGCGCTCTCTGATCCGCACTGATGCGCGCATCACATTATCTTGCCCCTCGCTAAGCATCTCTGACCAGTTGCGTAAGCTCTGGCCTGCGGTCCACTCCCGGCGTGCTGCCCGGCGGATCGTCCGGGAGCCAGATGCCGCACGGGAGAGGCGCGCCTCGCGAGATGGTCGAGTCGTCGAGCCGGACCAGCATGTCGAGCTCCGAACCGTCGACGGCCACCCTGCGATCGATCGCTCCGTCGGTCTTCCTGCCGGCGATGGTCTACGAGATCGGCAACGGGGCCATCGCGCCGATCATCGCGCTGACCGCCCTCCACGTCGGCGCCTCGCCGAGCACCGCGGGCTACATGCTGGCACTGCTGGGCATCGGGCAGGTGCTCGGTGACGTGCCGTCGGCCTGGCTGGCCGACCGGATCGGCGACCGGCACGCGATGATCGCGGCCGCCGGCGTCGCCGTACTCGCGCTGCTCGGCTGCCTCATGGCCCAGTCGCTGGTTGTCCTCGGTCTCGCGCTGACCGTGATCGGGATGTGCAATGCGACGTACTACCTCGCCCGCCAGTCGTATCTGACCGAGGTCGTGCGGGTCGACCTCCGCGCCAGGGCGATGTCCACGCTCGGCGGATCGCATCGGATCGGGCTGTTCATCGGGCCGTTCGTCGGCGCCCTCGCGATCGGGCTGGTCGGTCTGAAGGGTGCCTTCATCGTCGCGATGATCACCGCGTCGACGGCCGCCGTGCTCCTCGTCGTCATCCCGGACGTTGCCCGGGCCGATGACCGCCCGCCCGCCGTGCGCGGCGGGGTCAGCGCGTGGGCGATGTTCACCGCCCACCGACGCCTGTTCGCGACGCTCGGCTTCGCGGTCCTCGCGGTCGGCGCCGTACGGGCGGCGCGTCAGACCGTGCTGCCACTGTGGGCGGAACACATCGGTCTCGGTCCGGAGAAGACCAGCATCATCTTCGGGATCGCCAGCGCCGTCGACATGGCGCTGTTCTATCCGGCCGGGAAGGTGATGGACCGGTACGGCCGACTCGCCGTTGCGATGCCGTCGATGATCATCGTGGGTGTCGCGATGATGCTGCTGCCGTTGACGAGCGGGGAGTGGCTGCTCGCCGGGGTGGCCATCGTCATGAGCTTCGGCAACGGCATCGGCTCCGGGATCATGATGACGATCGGCGCCGACGTCGCCCCGACCGACAACCGCACCCGCTTCCTGTCGATCTGGCGGGTGATGAGCGACTCGGGCAACGCCGCGGGCCCGGTGGTCGTGTCGATCGTCGCGACGGTGTGGACCCTGGCGGCCGGCATCACGGTCATCGGCTCGGCCGGACTGCTCGCGGCCGCCGGCTTGGCGGCGTGGACACCGCGCTACTCCCCCTTCGCCACCCGGGCGATGATGAAGGCGCAACGCGAGTAGCCGGGGCCACTCGGGTCACCCGCTCGTCCAAGTCGCTTGTAGTCGGACAGTCACGTAACGTGATTGGCGTCGGTACTCAGACACTCCGACCCAAGGCCCCGGCCCGGCGTGGGTGATCGGCTCACGCGCCGGGGCTGCGGTCTGTCCGGGATGGGACAATGATCCGGCTTCGCCGGTCGGAGGTACGTCGGGAGGACGGCATGGTCGAGCTGAAGACGCCCGGGGAGATTGACGCGATGGCGGCGGCCGGCGCGGTGGTCGCGGACATCCTCGCCGCGGTCCGCCGGCAGGCAGACGTCGGCGTCGACCTACGGAGCCTCGACCTCGTCGCGCGGGAGGTGCTCGACCAGGCCGGAGCCACCTCGCCGTTTCTGGACTACCAGCCGGGGTTCGCCCCGAGGCCGTTTCCCGCGGTGATCTGTACGTCCGTCAACGACGCCGTACTGCATGGAATCCCGGACAGCTACCGGCTGGCTGATGGCGATCTGCTCTCCATCGACAGCGGCGCGGAGGTCGACGGCTGGGTCGGTGACGCCGCGATCTCGTTCACGGTCGGCGGACCCAGGGCCGACGACGAGACCCTGATCGACGCCGCGCAGCGTGCTCTCACGGCGGGGATAGCCGCCGCAGTGGTGGGCGGCCGGCTCGGCGACATCTCCGCAGCCGTCGGTGTCGT
This genomic interval carries:
- a CDS encoding MFS transporter, with protein sequence MSSSEPSTATLRSIAPSVFLPAMVYEIGNGAIAPIIALTALHVGASPSTAGYMLALLGIGQVLGDVPSAWLADRIGDRHAMIAAAGVAVLALLGCLMAQSLVVLGLALTVIGMCNATYYLARQSYLTEVVRVDLRARAMSTLGGSHRIGLFIGPFVGALAIGLVGLKGAFIVAMITASTAAVLLVVIPDVARADDRPPAVRGGVSAWAMFTAHRRLFATLGFAVLAVGAVRAARQTVLPLWAEHIGLGPEKTSIIFGIASAVDMALFYPAGKVMDRYGRLAVAMPSMIIVGVAMMLLPLTSGEWLLAGVAIVMSFGNGIGSGIMMTIGADVAPTDNRTRFLSIWRVMSDSGNAAGPVVVSIVATVWTLAAGITVIGSAGLLAAAGLAAWTPRYSPFATRAMMKAQRE
- a CDS encoding GNAT family N-acetyltransferase encodes the protein MRASVRIRERTTEDLPRCAAVLRAVHEDSRYPVVWPDDVERWLTPRTMVQAWVATRDGAVVGHVALGVLSQADGTRFGSIERLFVDPARGRAGIGRRLLAHGLADAGHRGLPVELDVADGSVAAISLYERLGWRLVRRAPISWGGDHASSVLTFHPPGQA
- the map gene encoding type I methionyl aminopeptidase, yielding MVELKTPGEIDAMAAAGAVVADILAAVRRQADVGVDLRSLDLVAREVLDQAGATSPFLDYQPGFAPRPFPAVICTSVNDAVLHGIPDSYRLADGDLLSIDSGAEVDGWVGDAAISFTVGGPRADDETLIDAAQRALTAGIAAAVVGGRLGDISAAVGVVGRAAGYGINTDFGGHGVGRTMHEDPSVPNEGTAGRGQRLRPGMVIAIEPWFLAGGHDDYIVDDDGWTLRSGDGSRGAHVEHTIAVTDDGPRILTARPRSRST